The genomic region CTTTGGCAAATTGTCTTCAAGGTTGAAATCAGAGTGATGGGTGCATTTTCCTTGGTCGTAGTCGGGAAAATGGCTCCTGTCCCCAAGTAATCCGCACCTCCTTCTTCTGCCTCGAGGGCTCTTTTTACAGTTTTAGCTGTGACACCGAGGATTTTTTCAGGACCTAGGACTTTGCGGGCAACCGAAACTGGTAGTTCATCGTCTCCAATATGCAGACCAGCAGCATCAACCGCAAGACAAACATCCAAACGATCATCGATTATCAAGGGTACCTGATAGGCATCTGTTATTTCCTTGACTTGTTTTGCCAGTTGATAATATTGATTTGTTGTGAGATTTTTTTCTCGTAATTGGACTATGGTAACCCCTGAGCGGCAAGCCGTCTCAATCTTTTCAAGAAAACTTTGCAAGGAATCTTGGTAGCGATTGGTTACCAGATATAGTCTAAGTGCTTCTCTATTCATAAACCTCTCCTTTGATAGCATCTAGCCAGTTTTCATCTCTTTTGAGGAGTGAAAGCTGATTGAGTACTTGGTAACGAAAATCTTCCAATCCCATTCCTTGAACAACTATTCTCTCAGCGGAGATATTGAGATAAGAAACCGCTAGGAAAGAAGCTTCAAAGGCAGTC from Streptococcus mitis NCTC 12261 harbors:
- the thiE gene encoding thiamine phosphate synthase codes for the protein MNREALRLYLVTNRYQDSLQSFLEKIETACRSGVTIVQLREKNLTTNQYYQLAKQVKEITDAYQVPLIIDDRLDVCLAVDAAGLHIGDDELPVSVARKVLGPEKILGVTAKTVKRALEAEEGGADYLGTGAIFPTTTKENAPITLISTLKTICQRVAIPVVAIGGLTSENIDQLIGTGIAGVAVVRDLMQAEDIETKTQAFLTKLDDIIF